Proteins encoded by one window of Sulfurospirillum barnesii SES-3:
- the tyrS gene encoding tyrosine--tRNA ligase, with product MTLLPHEQLRIIKKGVNTLIGEEELLLKLQKSYDTKQPLTIKLGLDPSAPDIHLGHAVVLRKIKQMQDLGHHVVIIIGDFTGKIGDPTGKSKGRVALSEEQVRMNAQTYCEQIFKILDTSKTKVCFNSQWLTKLTFEEIIKLASTTTIARILERDDFQKRYQNQVPIGLHEFFYPLMQAFDSVELKADIELGGTDQTFNILMGRSLQKALGLEAQIALFMPLLEGLDGIEKMSKSLGNYIGVNEAPEVMFKKIMEVPDKLILKYFELATDEHPATIDEIKDALEQGVNPRDIKYKLAQIIVSLYHSKQSLDEAQMYYDTAFSRKAIPENIPTLILNNEQKSLAEIIPELIAIKLLHSKSDFIRLLAQGGVSINGVKLDEKELDHKIKSNDVLKLGKKRFVRMV from the coding sequence ATGACATTATTACCACATGAACAGCTGCGTATTATCAAAAAAGGTGTCAATACGCTTATTGGCGAAGAAGAGCTATTGCTTAAACTTCAAAAATCTTACGATACAAAGCAACCTCTCACGATTAAACTAGGGCTTGACCCCTCCGCTCCAGATATCCATTTAGGGCATGCTGTTGTCCTTAGAAAAATCAAGCAAATGCAAGATTTAGGACATCATGTAGTCATTATCATTGGTGACTTTACAGGCAAAATAGGTGACCCTACGGGAAAGTCAAAAGGAAGAGTTGCCCTCAGTGAAGAACAAGTGAGAATGAATGCACAAACTTACTGTGAGCAAATTTTTAAAATACTTGACACGTCCAAAACGAAAGTCTGTTTTAACAGTCAGTGGCTTACTAAACTCACGTTTGAAGAGATTATTAAACTTGCAAGTACAACAACCATTGCTCGAATATTGGAACGTGATGATTTCCAAAAACGTTACCAAAACCAAGTCCCCATCGGTTTGCATGAATTTTTTTATCCCTTAATGCAAGCTTTCGATTCTGTCGAACTTAAAGCCGATATTGAGTTAGGTGGTACAGATCAAACATTCAATATTTTAATGGGACGAAGCCTTCAAAAAGCTCTTGGACTTGAAGCGCAAATTGCATTGTTTATGCCCCTCTTAGAAGGACTTGATGGAATTGAAAAAATGAGTAAAAGTTTGGGTAACTACATTGGTGTGAATGAAGCACCAGAGGTAATGTTCAAAAAAATTATGGAAGTTCCTGACAAGCTTATCTTAAAATACTTTGAACTTGCAACAGATGAACATCCTGCAACCATTGATGAAATCAAAGATGCGCTCGAACAAGGGGTAAATCCAAGAGATATTAAGTATAAACTTGCTCAGATTATTGTCTCATTATATCACTCAAAACAAAGCTTAGATGAGGCACAAATGTATTATGATACAGCCTTTTCCCGAAAAGCAATTCCTGAGAATATTCCTACACTCATCTTGAACAATGAACAAAAAAGTCTTGCAGAGATTATTCCTGAATTAATCGCTATTAAACTGCTCCATAGCAAAAGTGACTTTATACGATTACTGGCACAAGGAGGTGTTTCTATCAATGGAGTAAAACTCGATGAAAAAGAGCTTGACCATAAGATAAAAAGCAATGATGTTTTAAAACTAGGAAAAAAACGTTTTGTAAGAATGGTGTAG
- a CDS encoding B12-binding domain-containing radical SAM protein → MKEILLTTFNARYTHTSIAQRYLFANLEELQERAHILEFVINGSVADAAEEILSYQPKIVGIGAYIWNALEVQELLSILKKVAPKITIILGGPEASHFPHRVDFSLADYIIQGEGDVAFYTLCKAILSENAPSEKVIKAPMVDMSAIKLPYAYYTEHDIKNRYCYVEASRGCPFTCEFCLSSADKKVRDIEIGRFIGELDKLWQRGVRNFKFIDRTFNLSIENATKLLDFFLEKTEEYFVHFEVIPDHFPQKLREKIAQFPPAALQLEVGIQTLDPLISKNIHRRLNLPKIEDNLAFLQQQTHAHLHVDLIIGLPGESLAGFGRNLDMLYALTQCEIQIGILKKLSGTTLSRHDEIYGMEYCDKPPYDILQNDLIPFAQMQKMKRFARFWDMVYNSGNFKRSAALLWKEGKVYEGFYAFSEWLYSQTESTWQISLDRLAQLIFRYLCEVLDHEEEEIKAILIEDIMTVRGRKMPSFLRENYVPKEEQKEGVAKLNKRQLKHATV, encoded by the coding sequence ATGAAAGAGATTTTATTAACTACCTTTAACGCACGCTACACGCACACCTCGATTGCTCAGCGCTATTTATTTGCAAACCTAGAGGAGCTTCAAGAAAGAGCGCATATTTTAGAATTTGTCATCAATGGCAGTGTCGCAGATGCGGCAGAGGAGATTTTAAGCTATCAGCCAAAAATTGTTGGCATAGGTGCTTACATTTGGAATGCGTTAGAAGTGCAAGAACTTCTCTCTATCCTCAAAAAAGTAGCACCCAAAATTACTATTATTTTAGGGGGTCCTGAGGCAAGTCATTTTCCCCATCGGGTTGATTTTTCTTTGGCTGATTATATCATTCAAGGGGAGGGCGATGTTGCTTTTTATACGCTGTGCAAAGCTATTTTAAGTGAGAATGCCCCCAGCGAAAAGGTGATAAAAGCACCAATGGTCGATATGAGCGCCATCAAACTTCCGTATGCGTATTACACCGAGCATGACATTAAAAACCGCTACTGTTATGTGGAGGCGAGTCGTGGGTGTCCTTTTACCTGTGAATTTTGCCTCTCTTCCGCCGATAAAAAAGTACGGGACATTGAGATAGGACGTTTTATAGGGGAGCTTGATAAACTCTGGCAACGAGGGGTTCGCAATTTTAAATTTATCGATAGAACCTTTAATTTAAGCATCGAAAACGCCACCAAACTTTTAGACTTTTTTCTGGAGAAAACAGAGGAGTATTTTGTCCATTTTGAGGTAATTCCTGATCATTTTCCCCAAAAACTTCGTGAAAAAATAGCCCAGTTTCCACCTGCGGCACTGCAATTAGAAGTGGGCATTCAAACGCTGGACCCTCTCATTTCTAAAAATATTCATAGGCGTTTAAACCTTCCAAAAATTGAAGACAATCTTGCCTTTTTACAGCAACAGACCCATGCGCATTTACATGTAGACTTAATTATTGGCTTGCCAGGGGAGAGTTTAGCGGGGTTTGGGCGTAATTTGGACATGCTCTATGCACTTACTCAGTGTGAAATTCAAATTGGCATTTTAAAAAAGCTCTCAGGCACCACCCTTTCACGTCACGATGAAATCTATGGTATGGAATACTGCGATAAACCGCCTTACGATATTTTACAAAATGACTTAATTCCCTTTGCACAGATGCAAAAAATGAAGCGCTTTGCCCGTTTTTGGGATATGGTCTACAACAGTGGAAATTTTAAAAGAAGTGCAGCGCTTTTATGGAAAGAGGGCAAGGTCTATGAGGGCTTTTACGCTTTTAGCGAATGGCTTTATAGCCAAACGGAGTCCACATGGCAGATTTCACTTGACCGTTTGGCTCAGCTGATTTTTCGCTACCTCTGTGAGGTTTTAGACCATGAAGAGGAAGAAATCAAAGCAATATTGATTGAAGATATTATGACGGTTCGTGGACGTAAAATGCCCTCATTCTTAAGGGAAAACTACGTACCCAAAGAGGAGCAAAAAGAGGGTGTTGCTAAGCTCAATAAACGTCAGTTAAAACATGCCACAGTATAA
- the trmA gene encoding tRNA (uridine(54)-C5)-methyltransferase TrmA: MECSYFGKCGSCTLYALDYEAQVTHKKEAMQTLFESLHVKKFDFFESASEHYRGRAEFRIWKEGEKISYAMGAMDKKGAVCIDACPKVEERIDTLMPKLLKAIEDVRVLRERIFAIEFLSSSEHLLVTLIYHKPLDEAWEEEAKKLEKAFGIFVIGRSRGMKKVFSQDFVEERFSLEGKAYRYHIIEGGFSQPNRAMNQKMIGWVLSHLESCEDLLELYCGYGNFTLPMAGKFKKVLATEISKTSIASALKNCELNDVSNITFLRLSAEELTSALNKERVFNRLAGIDLDAYAFSHVFVDPPRSGMDEKSLAFISRFETIIYISCNLQTLKRDLEVLSQNYSIEHFALFDQFPNTEHLESGVILKRL, translated from the coding sequence ATGGAGTGTTCATATTTTGGAAAATGTGGGAGCTGTACGCTCTATGCGTTAGATTATGAAGCGCAAGTTACCCATAAAAAAGAGGCGATGCAAACCCTCTTTGAATCTTTACATGTAAAGAAGTTTGATTTTTTTGAGTCAGCTTCAGAACACTACCGTGGACGGGCTGAGTTTCGCATTTGGAAAGAGGGTGAGAAGATTTCCTACGCCATGGGTGCGATGGATAAAAAAGGAGCGGTATGCATTGATGCCTGTCCAAAGGTAGAAGAGCGCATTGACACACTCATGCCAAAATTACTCAAAGCGATTGAGGATGTCCGCGTGCTTCGTGAACGCATTTTTGCCATTGAGTTTTTAAGCTCTTCAGAGCATCTTTTAGTGACACTTATCTACCACAAACCTTTAGATGAGGCATGGGAAGAAGAGGCTAAAAAGCTTGAGAAAGCGTTTGGTATTTTTGTAATTGGGCGCAGTCGTGGCATGAAAAAGGTATTTAGTCAAGATTTTGTCGAAGAGCGTTTTTCACTGGAGGGTAAAGCCTATCGCTACCATATCATTGAGGGTGGATTTTCCCAACCCAACCGTGCGATGAATCAGAAGATGATTGGCTGGGTGTTAAGCCATCTTGAATCGTGTGAGGATTTGTTGGAACTCTACTGTGGCTATGGTAATTTTACGCTTCCCATGGCTGGAAAATTTAAAAAAGTGCTCGCTACTGAAATTTCAAAAACCTCTATTGCCTCGGCACTGAAAAACTGTGAACTCAACGATGTCTCTAACATCACCTTTTTACGCTTAAGTGCGGAGGAGCTTACTTCTGCTCTGAACAAAGAGCGTGTCTTCAACCGTTTGGCGGGTATTGATTTAGATGCGTATGCGTTTTCACATGTCTTTGTTGACCCACCTCGTTCAGGCATGGATGAGAAGAGTTTAGCGTTTATCTCACGTTTTGAGACAATTATTTACATCTCCTGTAACCTCCAAACCCTCAAACGTGATTTAGAGGTACTCTCTCAAAACTACTCCATTGAGCATTTTGCCCTGTTTGACCAGTTCCCAAATACGGAGCATTTGGAATCTGGGGTGATTTTAAAACGGCTTTAA
- a CDS encoding CoA-binding protein has translation MECEISNIKMPDDAGIQDIFSMCKSIAIIGLSPDPTKDSHKVARYLQEKGFKIYPVYPKEETILGEKVYRSLLDIPEQVDMVDMFRKPEIANGLLEEVLQKGGVKVFWLQLGIVNNDACEKAKAHGLIAIQNRCTKVEYERLMK, from the coding sequence ATGGAATGTGAAATTTCAAACATTAAAATGCCTGATGATGCAGGTATTCAAGATATTTTTTCGATGTGCAAAAGCATTGCCATTATTGGACTCTCTCCTGATCCAACCAAAGATAGCCATAAAGTAGCACGCTATTTGCAAGAAAAAGGGTTTAAAATTTACCCCGTTTATCCTAAAGAAGAGACGATTTTAGGGGAAAAAGTGTACCGAAGTCTTTTAGACATTCCAGAACAAGTGGATATGGTAGATATGTTTCGTAAGCCTGAAATTGCGAATGGTTTACTTGAAGAAGTCTTGCAAAAAGGTGGTGTGAAAGTGTTTTGGTTACAGCTTGGCATTGTGAACAATGACGCATGTGAAAAAGCAAAAGCACATGGGCTAATAGCCATCCAAAATCGATGTACAAAAGTAGAATATGAAAGGTTAATGAAGTGA
- the ilvA gene encoding threonine ammonia-lyase, which translates to MIPLSEIIQAKRQISHIITNTPCALAPLLSEEVGAQVYLKKENLQITGAYKLRGAYNKIASLSEAERQKGVIAASAGNHAQGVGYSARSFGISATIVMPEATPLLKVSGTKALGAEVILHGDNYDEAYAYALTYAKEHGLTFIHPFEDEKVIAGQGTIALEMIDEINDLDIVVIPIGGGGLISGMASAIKQIDPKIKIIGVNAAGAPAMCTSFHAKKAINSKSVRTIADGIAVRDVSASNLEHILECVDEVVTVDEEEIAAAILFLLERQKLVVEGGGAASVAAIMHQKFPFEKDAKIGAVLSGGNIDVQMLSIIIEKGLIKSHRKMKLVITLIDKPGSLMRLTDLFKNANANIIQIDYDRFSTKLSYGDAQITIMLETKGAEHQNEIRRLLNEAGYLFKEEV; encoded by the coding sequence GTGATCCCTCTTAGTGAAATAATACAAGCAAAACGACAAATCAGTCATATTATCACCAATACGCCTTGCGCACTAGCTCCGCTTTTAAGTGAAGAGGTTGGAGCGCAGGTCTATCTTAAAAAAGAGAATTTGCAAATTACAGGGGCGTATAAACTTCGAGGAGCGTACAATAAAATCGCCTCTTTGAGTGAAGCAGAACGCCAAAAAGGTGTCATTGCAGCCAGTGCTGGAAATCATGCGCAAGGTGTGGGGTATAGTGCTCGTAGTTTTGGTATTTCGGCAACCATTGTTATGCCTGAGGCAACGCCACTTTTGAAAGTTTCAGGCACTAAAGCCTTAGGTGCAGAAGTTATTTTACATGGCGATAACTATGATGAAGCCTATGCGTACGCATTGACCTATGCTAAAGAGCATGGGCTTACGTTTATTCACCCGTTTGAAGATGAAAAAGTCATAGCAGGGCAGGGAACCATCGCTTTAGAGATGATTGATGAAATTAATGATTTAGATATAGTGGTCATTCCTATTGGCGGAGGAGGGCTTATTAGCGGTATGGCATCTGCGATTAAACAGATTGACCCGAAGATTAAAATTATTGGTGTGAATGCCGCAGGCGCACCTGCTATGTGTACATCCTTTCATGCTAAAAAAGCCATTAACTCTAAGAGTGTACGCACCATCGCTGATGGTATCGCCGTGCGTGATGTGAGTGCGTCTAATTTAGAGCATATACTAGAGTGTGTCGATGAAGTAGTCACCGTGGATGAAGAGGAGATAGCAGCGGCTATTTTATTTTTACTTGAGCGTCAAAAACTAGTCGTTGAAGGTGGTGGGGCTGCAAGTGTGGCGGCCATTATGCATCAAAAATTCCCATTTGAAAAAGATGCTAAAATTGGTGCGGTTTTAAGCGGCGGAAACATTGATGTGCAGATGCTCTCAATTATTATTGAGAAGGGTTTGATTAAGTCTCACCGTAAGATGAAGTTGGTTATTACACTTATCGACAAGCCAGGCTCACTGATGCGCCTCACTGACCTATTCAAAAATGCCAATGCCAATATTATTCAAATAGATTATGATCGTTTTTCAACCAAGCTCTCTTATGGTGATGCACAAATTACCATCATGTTAGAAACCAAAGGGGCAGAACATCAAAATGAGATTCGAAGACTTTTAAACGAAGCAGGGTATCTTTTTAAAGAAGAAGTGTGA
- a CDS encoding amino acid ABC transporter ATP-binding protein, producing MKDRKEIIEIKNLNKWYGDFHVLKDVNLKINKGEIIVVCGPSGSGKSTLIRCINYLEQFQEGEIIVDGIELVNDVKKIKAIREEVAMVFQHFNLFPHLTILDNLTLAPIWVKKMPRKEAEAIAMKYLERVGIANQAHKYPNQLSGGQQQRVAIARSLCKNPKIMLFDEPTSALDPEMVAEVLDVMIELAREDKTMVCVTHEMGFAKKVADRIIFMDAGQIVEENTPENFFKNPESDRLKLFLEQILSH from the coding sequence ATGAAAGATAGAAAAGAAATTATTGAAATAAAAAATTTAAACAAGTGGTATGGGGATTTTCACGTCTTAAAAGATGTCAATCTTAAAATTAATAAAGGTGAAATTATTGTGGTATGTGGACCATCAGGTTCAGGAAAATCAACTCTCATTCGTTGTATCAATTACCTTGAGCAGTTTCAAGAGGGTGAAATTATTGTCGATGGTATCGAACTTGTCAATGATGTCAAAAAAATTAAAGCCATTCGTGAAGAAGTGGCAATGGTGTTTCAACACTTCAATCTTTTCCCGCATTTAACCATTTTAGATAATCTTACCTTAGCGCCTATTTGGGTTAAAAAAATGCCTCGTAAAGAGGCTGAGGCGATTGCTATGAAGTATTTAGAGCGTGTGGGCATTGCCAACCAAGCGCATAAATACCCAAATCAACTCTCAGGTGGACAACAACAACGTGTTGCCATTGCCAGAAGTCTTTGTAAAAATCCTAAAATTATGCTCTTTGATGAGCCAACCTCTGCACTGGATCCTGAAATGGTTGCCGAAGTTTTGGATGTTATGATAGAATTAGCCCGTGAAGACAAAACAATGGTGTGTGTGACACATGAAATGGGTTTTGCAAAGAAGGTGGCCGATCGCATTATTTTTATGGATGCGGGGCAAATTGTGGAAGAGAACACACCTGAAAACTTTTTCAAAAATCCAGAATCAGACCGCCTAAAACTCTTTTTGGAGCAAATTTTGTCGCACTAA